A window of the Mesorhizobium opportunistum WSM2075 genome harbors these coding sequences:
- the ectB gene encoding diaminobutyrate--2-oxoglutarate transaminase — MNINAFTAHESNVRRYCRAFPAVFTKALGATIWDETGKPHIDFLVGSGALNYGHNNPNIMGPAIEYLVGENIVLSLDMHTVAKRDFIEAFVDSILKPRGLCYKIQFPGPTGTNANEAALALARKYTGRSSVMAFTNAFHGMSLGSLAVSGSASTRELGGVARHDVIRIPYDGYPSQAFDSANYIDCVLSDPGSGIEKPAAIILETIQAEGGMNAASAAWLIEIQRICRKHGIVFIVDDIQAGAGRTGDFFSFEFAKIEPDIVCLSKSLSGSGSPFSIVLIRPDIDIWKPGEHSGTFRGNNFAFVTAGAMSKMWSDSRFTAGVEQTAAKLQGHLDGLVAKFPRYIEQKRGRGLMAGLKCRSPAVVGRVHDVAFENGLLIESSGPVRDVIKILPPITITNVELDNGIAILDHALKEQDNA, encoded by the coding sequence ATGAACATCAACGCTTTCACGGCTCATGAATCCAATGTTCGCCGATATTGTCGGGCCTTTCCCGCAGTCTTTACGAAGGCCCTGGGGGCGACGATCTGGGACGAGACCGGCAAGCCTCACATCGATTTCCTTGTGGGTTCCGGCGCACTCAACTACGGACACAACAACCCGAATATTATGGGACCAGCAATTGAATATCTTGTCGGTGAGAACATTGTCCTGTCGCTTGATATGCATACGGTGGCAAAGCGTGACTTCATTGAAGCCTTTGTCGATTCGATCCTGAAGCCAAGGGGCCTTTGCTACAAGATACAGTTTCCGGGGCCAACCGGCACGAACGCCAACGAAGCGGCGCTGGCCCTTGCGCGAAAGTATACCGGCCGCTCGAGCGTCATGGCATTCACCAATGCTTTCCACGGTATGTCCCTCGGCTCGCTGGCGGTGTCCGGGTCGGCGTCTACCAGAGAACTGGGAGGCGTTGCGCGCCACGATGTGATTCGTATCCCTTATGACGGCTATCCGAGCCAAGCGTTCGATTCCGCCAATTACATTGATTGCGTTTTGAGCGACCCAGGGAGCGGCATAGAAAAGCCGGCCGCAATCATTCTGGAGACCATCCAGGCAGAAGGGGGCATGAACGCCGCATCCGCGGCTTGGCTCATAGAAATTCAGCGCATTTGCCGCAAGCACGGCATTGTTTTTATCGTCGACGATATCCAGGCGGGTGCGGGCCGAACAGGCGATTTCTTTTCCTTCGAGTTCGCGAAAATTGAACCCGATATCGTGTGCCTTTCCAAGTCACTGAGCGGTTCAGGTAGTCCGTTCTCAATTGTCCTTATTCGCCCCGATATAGACATATGGAAGCCCGGAGAACATAGCGGGACCTTCAGAGGCAATAATTTCGCCTTCGTGACGGCAGGGGCCATGTCCAAAATGTGGTCGGACAGCCGGTTTACTGCAGGCGTGGAGCAGACAGCGGCCAAACTGCAGGGGCACCTTGACGGCCTCGTCGCGAAATTTCCCAGATACATTGAACAAAAACGCGGCCGCGGCCTGATGGCTGGCCTCAAGTGCCGTTCACCGGCCGTTGTTGGCCGCGTGCACGATGTCGCGTTCGAAAACGGTCTGCTTATCGAATCTTCAGGGCCAGTTCGCGACGTTATCAAAATTCTCCCGCCGATAACCATCACCAATGTCGAACTCGATAACGGCATTGCCATTCTTGATCACGCACTAAAGGAGCAAGACAATGCGTAG
- a CDS encoding 2-oxoglutarate and iron-dependent oxygenase domain-containing protein, with the protein MITLPQISLTKLTADATRHEERERLRLACEEYGFFYLEHGIPKEQITEAIQASRRFFALPQSTKERFGHAAQDVYPTTARGYSPLHGEVLHPEAGPDPKEMFDLGIENEGDRRLFAGRTHLPDDALAPGFARSLLALQATVVNEVVPKLGSALADLLEMEEGWFRRHFSPPTVLQRVIRYPSTGGTAGKHTDNGFFTLLLQEELPTRSLQVWFGGRWVPAPSLPDSLVVNLGDMLQALSEDRFKSTPHQVVHTGPAERISLPFFIYPDIDARLTSRQGKQTFSVAEVMLRNFDSIWETRNGAGRARELQ; encoded by the coding sequence ATGATCACGCTACCGCAAATCTCACTGACAAAATTGACAGCCGATGCAACGCGACACGAAGAGCGCGAGCGCCTGCGCCTGGCATGCGAGGAGTACGGGTTCTTCTACCTTGAGCACGGCATCCCGAAAGAACAGATTACAGAAGCCATCCAGGCTTCCCGGCGGTTCTTCGCGTTGCCACAATCGACAAAGGAACGTTTCGGCCACGCCGCCCAAGACGTGTACCCCACTACCGCCCGTGGATACAGTCCCTTGCACGGCGAGGTGCTACATCCCGAGGCTGGTCCCGATCCGAAGGAAATGTTCGACCTCGGGATAGAGAACGAAGGTGACCGGCGCCTGTTTGCCGGACGCACACACCTTCCGGATGACGCGTTGGCTCCTGGTTTTGCCCGAAGCCTGCTTGCTTTGCAGGCTACCGTGGTCAATGAGGTTGTGCCGAAGCTCGGAAGCGCGCTGGCCGACCTGCTCGAAATGGAAGAGGGCTGGTTCCGACGCCATTTCAGCCCGCCGACCGTCCTGCAGCGCGTGATCCGGTATCCGTCTACTGGTGGCACAGCCGGAAAGCATACCGACAATGGGTTCTTCACGCTGCTGCTGCAGGAAGAACTCCCGACGCGCTCCTTGCAGGTCTGGTTCGGGGGGCGCTGGGTGCCGGCACCGAGCTTGCCCGACAGTCTCGTTGTCAATCTGGGCGACATGCTTCAGGCCTTGAGCGAAGACCGCTTTAAGAGCACGCCCCATCAGGTCGTGCACACCGGTCCGGCCGAACGAATTTCCCTTCCCTTCTTTATCTATCCGGACATCGACGCTCGCCTAACTTCCCGGCAAGGGAAGCAAACCTTTAGCGTTGCGGAAGTGATGTTACGCAACTTTGACTCGATCTGGGAAACTCGGAACGGCGCTGGGCGGGCGCGAGAGTTGCAGTAG